A single Brevundimonas sp. SL130 DNA region contains:
- the parC gene encoding DNA topoisomerase IV subunit A — MTIHAPPPEGGRIIDEPMETALSRRYLAYALSTITNRALPDVRDGFKPVHRRILYAMHQMRLNPQAAARKCAKVVGEVMGGYHPHGDASIYEALVRLAQDFAQRYPLVDGQGNFGNIDGDSAAAMRYTECKLTPAAVLLLDGIDQDSVDFRATYDDQDEEPVVLPAGFPNLLANGSSGIAVGMATSIPPHNVGELIEACQMLLDRPETTTAELVQLVPGPDFPTGGVAVEGHASILDAYETGRGGVRLRARWETEDLGRGVWRIIVTEMPYQVQKSRLIEALADLIEHKKAPLLGDVRDESAEDIRLILEPKNRTIEPEMLMESLFKLSDLEVRFPINMNVLDADGTPRVMGLKACLRAFLDHRREVLNRRSQWRIARVEKRLHLLEGLRIVFLNIDEVIRIVREEEQPKAVLIARFGLTEVQADFILDTRLRQLARLEEMTIEKEFKELSEELANLQALTSSEGKQWKAISKELEAVRKALISPRRTTIAEAVDSSAFVAPEAFIPREAITVILSERGWIRAAKGKVEDPSELKFKEGDQLAYLVPAYTTDKLLVGASDGRIFTIGADKLASGRGHGEPLRLMIDLDEKAEIINVLAHQPGGKLLIASKAGYGFIAPEDETLAQKRGGKQVLNGDMLAMLRIPQTPTADHVATIGENIKTLVFPLAELPEMGRGKGVRLQGFKQGGLADVTVFNAEQGPEWADGGGRRRNWPDWKDWLGKRAGAGRQGPRGLRKFR; from the coding sequence ATGACGATCCACGCTCCGCCGCCGGAAGGCGGCCGTATCATTGACGAGCCTATGGAGACGGCCCTCAGCCGTCGCTATCTGGCCTACGCCCTGTCGACCATCACCAACCGCGCCCTTCCCGATGTCCGGGACGGGTTCAAGCCGGTGCACCGGCGCATCCTGTACGCCATGCACCAGATGCGGCTGAACCCGCAGGCGGCGGCGCGCAAATGCGCCAAGGTCGTCGGCGAGGTCATGGGCGGATACCACCCACACGGCGACGCCTCGATCTATGAAGCCCTGGTGCGCCTGGCCCAGGATTTCGCCCAGCGCTATCCGCTGGTCGACGGTCAGGGGAACTTCGGCAATATCGACGGCGATAGCGCGGCGGCCATGCGCTACACCGAGTGCAAGCTGACCCCGGCGGCCGTGCTGTTGCTGGACGGGATCGACCAGGACTCGGTCGATTTCCGCGCCACCTATGACGATCAGGACGAGGAGCCGGTGGTTCTGCCGGCCGGTTTCCCCAACCTGCTGGCCAACGGCTCGTCGGGCATCGCCGTGGGCATGGCCACCTCGATCCCGCCGCACAATGTCGGCGAACTGATCGAAGCCTGCCAGATGCTGCTGGACCGGCCCGAGACGACGACGGCCGAACTGGTGCAACTGGTCCCCGGACCGGACTTCCCGACCGGCGGGGTCGCGGTGGAGGGCCATGCTTCGATCCTGGACGCCTATGAGACGGGCCGGGGCGGGGTGCGGCTGCGGGCGCGCTGGGAGACCGAGGATCTGGGACGCGGCGTATGGCGGATCATCGTCACCGAAATGCCGTACCAGGTGCAGAAGTCGCGCCTGATCGAGGCGCTGGCCGACCTGATCGAGCACAAGAAGGCGCCTCTGCTGGGCGACGTGCGCGACGAGTCGGCGGAAGACATCCGCCTGATCCTGGAGCCCAAGAACCGCACCATCGAGCCTGAGATGCTGATGGAGAGCCTGTTCAAACTGTCGGATCTGGAAGTTCGCTTCCCGATCAACATGAACGTGCTGGACGCCGACGGCACGCCGCGCGTCATGGGGTTGAAGGCCTGCCTGAGGGCTTTCCTGGATCACCGGCGCGAGGTTCTGAACCGACGTTCGCAATGGCGGATCGCGCGGGTCGAGAAACGGCTGCACCTGCTGGAAGGCCTGCGCATCGTCTTCCTCAATATCGACGAGGTGATCCGCATCGTCCGCGAGGAGGAACAGCCCAAGGCCGTCCTGATCGCGCGTTTCGGCCTGACCGAGGTCCAGGCCGACTTCATCCTCGACACCCGGCTGCGTCAGTTGGCGCGTCTGGAAGAGATGACGATCGAGAAGGAGTTCAAGGAACTGTCGGAAGAGCTGGCCAACCTGCAAGCCCTGACCTCATCGGAAGGCAAGCAGTGGAAGGCCATCTCCAAGGAGCTGGAGGCCGTGCGCAAGGCCTTGATCTCGCCGCGCCGGACGACCATCGCCGAGGCCGTGGATTCGTCGGCCTTCGTGGCGCCCGAAGCCTTTATTCCCCGCGAGGCGATCACCGTCATCCTGTCGGAACGCGGCTGGATCCGCGCCGCCAAGGGCAAGGTCGAGGATCCGTCGGAGCTGAAGTTCAAGGAAGGCGACCAGCTGGCCTATCTGGTCCCGGCCTATACGACCGACAAGCTGCTGGTCGGGGCGTCGGACGGGCGGATCTTCACCATCGGGGCGGACAAGCTGGCGTCCGGTCGCGGGCACGGCGAGCCGCTGCGCCTGATGATCGACCTGGATGAGAAGGCCGAGATCATCAATGTCTTGGCGCACCAGCCCGGCGGGAAACTGCTGATCGCGTCCAAGGCCGGCTATGGCTTTATCGCGCCTGAGGACGAGACCCTGGCCCAGAAGCGGGGCGGCAAACAGGTGCTGAACGGCGACATGCTGGCCATGTTGCGGATTCCGCAGACGCCGACCGCCGACCACGTCGCGACGATAGGCGAGAACATCAAGACCCTGGTCTTCCCCTTGGCCGAACTGCCCGAGATGGGGCGCGGCAAGGGGGTGCGGCTGCAAGGCTTCAAACAGGGCGGCCTGGCCGACGTGACCGTGTTCAACGCCGAACAGGGGCCGGAATGGGCCGACGGCGGCGGACGTCGTCGCAACTGGCCCGACTGGAAGGACTGGCTGGGCAAGCGCGCTGGGGCCGGACGTCAGGGGCCGCGGGGCTTGCGGAAGTTCAGGTAG
- a CDS encoding arginyltransferase, which produces MTQHVPTRQLRFFMTSVAPCPYLPGKTERKVFANLPFSDGAHVNDELTLAGFRRSQNIAYRPACEACDACVSVRLPVPEFAFSRSQRKVLSRNDDLSRDLVEAEATTEQFQLLRRYLTTRHPTGGMSDMGWLDYVAMVEDTAVRTHLIEYRLASDDGGPGDLVAVSLTDLLKDGLSMVYSFYDPRLDRRSLGRFAILDHVRQAAQVGLPFVYLGYWVRGSEKMDYKADFRPMEVLGKLGWSRLED; this is translated from the coding sequence GTGACCCAGCACGTTCCGACACGACAGCTCCGCTTCTTCATGACCTCGGTCGCGCCGTGTCCCTATCTGCCGGGCAAGACCGAACGCAAAGTCTTCGCCAACCTGCCCTTCTCCGACGGGGCCCACGTCAATGACGAGCTGACCCTCGCCGGCTTCCGCCGCAGCCAGAACATCGCCTATCGCCCGGCCTGCGAGGCCTGCGACGCCTGCGTCTCCGTCCGGCTTCCCGTGCCCGAATTCGCCTTCAGCCGGTCCCAGCGCAAGGTCCTGTCCCGCAACGACGACCTGTCGCGCGATCTGGTCGAGGCCGAGGCCACGACCGAACAGTTCCAGCTGCTGCGCCGCTATCTGACCACCCGCCACCCGACCGGCGGCATGAGCGACATGGGCTGGCTCGACTATGTCGCCATGGTCGAGGACACCGCCGTCCGCACCCACCTGATCGAATATCGTCTGGCCTCCGACGACGGCGGTCCCGGCGACCTGGTCGCCGTCAGCCTGACGGATCTGCTGAAAGACGGTCTGTCGATGGTCTACAGCTTCTACGACCCCCGCCTGGACCGCCGCAGCCTGGGCCGGTTCGCCATTCTGGATCATGTCCGTCAGGCAGCCCAGGTCGGCCTGCCCTTCGTCTATCTGGGCTACTGGGTCCGGGGTTCGGAAAAGATGGACTACAAGGCCGACTTCCGGCCGATGGAAGTGCTCGGCAAACTGGGCTGGTCTCGGCTGGAAGATTAG
- a CDS encoding flagellar motor protein MotB: MSVSDRPILIKKVKKVSGGGHHGGAWKVAYADFVTAMMAFFLLMWLINTTDPEQKKGIADYFAPASVSETTSGSGGILGGTALGEDGPKSSGSQSVIEQLAPEAPADPTNPGSSSDLSSASEAALQAEIKKRESEEFASAAESLRQAMQSMPELAELSKQLIVDQTPEGLRIQLVDQEGRSMFDNNSGRPNARAQVLLRAVAKVINQLPNRISITGHTSATPGSNRASAPADWTLSSERANGSRLVLQNAGVDPDRVYSVAGKAGSDPLYPDDPTLQGNRRIAIVLLREAPVLPMDTSL; encoded by the coding sequence ATGTCCGTGAGCGATCGTCCGATCCTCATCAAGAAGGTCAAGAAGGTGTCCGGCGGCGGCCACCACGGCGGCGCCTGGAAGGTGGCCTACGCCGACTTCGTGACCGCCATGATGGCCTTCTTCCTGCTGATGTGGCTGATCAACACGACCGACCCAGAGCAGAAGAAGGGCATCGCCGACTACTTCGCCCCCGCCAGCGTATCCGAGACCACGTCGGGGTCGGGCGGCATCCTGGGCGGCACCGCCCTGGGCGAGGACGGTCCCAAGAGCTCGGGCTCGCAGTCGGTGATCGAACAACTCGCGCCCGAGGCCCCGGCCGACCCCACCAACCCGGGGTCCAGCAGTGATCTTTCGAGCGCCAGCGAAGCCGCGCTCCAGGCCGAGATCAAGAAGCGTGAGTCTGAGGAATTCGCCAGCGCCGCTGAGTCTCTCCGCCAGGCCATGCAGTCGATGCCGGAACTGGCCGAGCTGTCGAAACAGCTGATCGTCGACCAGACGCCCGAAGGATTACGCATCCAGCTGGTCGATCAGGAGGGCCGCTCGATGTTCGACAACAACTCGGGTCGGCCGAACGCGCGCGCCCAGGTCCTGCTGCGCGCCGTGGCCAAGGTCATCAACCAACTGCCGAACCGCATCTCCATCACCGGCCACACCAGCGCCACGCCCGGCTCCAACCGCGCCAGCGCCCCCGCCGACTGGACCCTGTCTTCGGAACGCGCGAATGGGTCGCGACTGGTGCTCCAGAACGCCGGCGTGGACCCCGACCGGGTCTATTCGGTCGCCGGCAAGGCGGGTTCGGACCCCCTCTATCCCGACGACCCCACCCTGCAAGGCAATCGCCGTATCGCCATCGTCCTGTTGCGCGAGGCGCCGGTCCTGCCGATGGACACCTCGCTGTGA
- a CDS encoding NAD(P)-dependent oxidoreductase, translating to MKIAFAGLGVMGAPMARHLVQAGHEVVGFNRTPSKAQAWAGATGGRSAQTVADAAQGADLFILCVGNDDDVRSVVTEALPHLAQGAVIVDHTTTSAKLAREMAALAAEQGRAFVDAPVSGGQAGAENGQLSVMAGGDAEALARAEPALKAYSKAIKHMGPAGSGQLTKMVNQIAIAGVVQGLAEAVHFAQVAGLDTDAAFDAVSKGAAQSWQMDNRWKTAAKGEFEFGFAVDWMRKDLGLVLDEARSNGARLALTALVDQFYAEVQAMGGNRWDTSSLAARLQSRD from the coding sequence ATGAAGATCGCATTCGCCGGCCTGGGGGTCATGGGCGCCCCGATGGCGCGTCATCTGGTGCAGGCCGGCCATGAGGTTGTCGGGTTCAACCGCACCCCGTCAAAGGCGCAGGCCTGGGCAGGGGCGACCGGCGGACGGAGCGCCCAGACCGTGGCCGACGCGGCCCAGGGCGCCGATCTGTTCATTCTGTGCGTCGGCAATGACGACGACGTGCGGTCCGTCGTGACCGAGGCCCTGCCGCATCTGGCCCAGGGCGCGGTGATCGTCGACCACACCACCACTTCCGCAAAGTTGGCGCGCGAGATGGCGGCCCTGGCGGCGGAGCAGGGGCGAGCCTTCGTCGACGCCCCGGTGTCGGGCGGCCAGGCCGGCGCCGAGAATGGTCAGCTCAGCGTCATGGCGGGCGGAGACGCCGAGGCCCTGGCCAGGGCGGAGCCGGCGCTGAAGGCCTATTCGAAGGCGATCAAGCACATGGGGCCGGCGGGGTCGGGGCAGCTGACCAAGATGGTCAATCAGATCGCCATCGCCGGCGTGGTCCAGGGTCTGGCCGAGGCGGTGCATTTCGCCCAGGTCGCGGGCCTGGATACGGACGCCGCCTTTGACGCGGTGTCCAAGGGCGCGGCCCAGAGCTGGCAGATGGACAACCGCTGGAAGACGGCGGCCAAGGGCGAGTTTGAGTTCGGCTTCGCCGTCGACTGGATGCGCAAGGATCTGGGGCTTGTGCTGGACGAGGCGCGGTCGAACGGCGCGCGTCTGGCCCTGACCGCCCTGGTCGATCAGTTCTACGCCGAGGTGCAGGCCATGGGCGGCAATCGGTGGGACACCTCCAGCCTGGCGGCGCGGCTCCAGTCGCGCGACTGA
- a CDS encoding GNAT family N-acetyltransferase, producing the protein MGDRLISVPDIRLATDDDWPDLWPIIEGVTRAGDSYAYPLDMSETVARALWTPPPPGGVLVAVEDGRVIGAAKIVPNRPGNGAHVANGSFMVAPQARGRGVARRLGEAALDFARDAGFRSMQFNAVVETNTIAVALWKSLGFEILATVPEAFDHPAHGLVGLHLMYRRL; encoded by the coding sequence ATGGGAGACCGCCTAATTTCCGTTCCTGACATCCGCCTGGCGACGGACGATGATTGGCCGGACCTCTGGCCGATCATCGAAGGCGTGACCCGCGCCGGCGACAGCTACGCCTATCCCCTCGACATGAGCGAGACGGTCGCCAGGGCCCTCTGGACGCCGCCCCCGCCCGGCGGCGTCCTGGTCGCCGTCGAGGACGGCCGTGTGATCGGCGCCGCAAAGATCGTCCCCAACCGCCCCGGCAACGGCGCCCATGTCGCCAACGGCAGCTTCATGGTCGCCCCCCAGGCGCGCGGCCGTGGCGTCGCCCGGCGCCTGGGCGAGGCGGCGCTGGACTTCGCCCGCGACGCCGGCTTCCGGTCCATGCAGTTCAACGCCGTGGTCGAGACCAACACCATCGCCGTCGCCCTATGGAAGTCTCTCGGCTTCGAGATCCTCGCCACGGTCCCCGAAGCCTTCGACCATCCCGCGCACGGTCTGGTCGGCCTCCACCTCATGTACCGCCGCCTATAG
- a CDS encoding S9 family peptidase — translation MNRRQLILSTAATAVAVAAPALAMPAKSPGTSMPQPPVAKKIPFVIEQLGRTRTDDYHWMKDDNWQAVLKDPTLIKAEVKEHLTAENAYREAMMASTVPLQEAMFAEMRGRIKEDDSSVPAADGDWNYFVEYRTGDQHPRYMRVERQGTWRVNGQPVTKNFVMAPTPQLLLDANELAEGKAYSEVSAASHSPDHALFAYAEDAQGSEVHKIYVKDLSTGAVLPDPIENSNGDFTFSPDSQWIFWTNRDDNGRPDKIFRRPARGGETTLVYQEEDDGMFIGVGRTADDQFIVISIQNQETSEARYIPAATPTATPVVLEPRVVAIRYDADHWGDRWVIRTNADEAIDFKIVQAPSATPSKAHWTDLVPHTPGRYIEGLDLTKDHLARQERADANTRIIIRDRAGAEHEIAVDEPAFALSLSGASEFETTNTRYSYNSPSTPTQTFDYDMATRARTLRKTQQIPSGHNIADYVVERLNAPASDGQLVPVTVLRRKSTPVDGSAPLLLYGYGSYGIPMPASFSTNRLSLVDRGWIYAIAHIRGGSDKGWGWFLDARRMTKKNTFTDFIAAAEHLIAGKFTAAGNIVAQGGSAGGLLMGAVNNMRPDLWAGVIGQVPFVDVINTMSDTSLPLTPPEWPEWGNPIEDPEAYDYMMSYSPYDQVAPKAYPAVLATGGLSDPRVTYWEPEKWVAKLRPATTSGKPVLLKINMEAGHGGAAGRFDYLKEVAHDYAFAVWAVEKGWETA, via the coding sequence ATGAACCGTCGCCAGTTGATCCTATCTACGGCCGCGACCGCTGTCGCAGTCGCCGCCCCCGCCCTTGCAATGCCCGCCAAATCTCCCGGAACCTCTATGCCTCAGCCCCCCGTCGCCAAGAAGATCCCCTTCGTCATCGAACAGCTGGGGCGCACCCGGACCGACGACTATCATTGGATGAAGGACGACAACTGGCAGGCCGTGCTGAAAGATCCGACCCTGATCAAGGCCGAGGTCAAGGAGCATTTGACCGCCGAAAACGCCTATCGCGAAGCCATGATGGCCTCCACCGTCCCGTTGCAAGAGGCGATGTTCGCGGAGATGCGCGGCCGCATCAAGGAAGACGACAGCTCCGTTCCCGCCGCCGACGGCGATTGGAATTACTTCGTCGAGTACCGCACCGGCGACCAGCATCCCCGCTATATGCGGGTCGAACGCCAGGGCACATGGAGGGTGAACGGTCAGCCGGTGACGAAAAACTTCGTCATGGCCCCCACGCCCCAACTGCTTCTGGACGCCAACGAATTGGCGGAGGGCAAGGCCTATTCCGAAGTCTCGGCCGCCTCTCACAGCCCCGACCACGCCCTGTTCGCCTATGCCGAGGACGCCCAGGGGTCAGAGGTGCACAAGATCTATGTGAAGGACCTCTCGACCGGCGCCGTCCTGCCCGACCCCATCGAGAATTCGAACGGCGACTTCACCTTCTCGCCTGACAGCCAGTGGATCTTCTGGACCAACCGCGACGACAACGGCCGACCGGACAAGATCTTCCGCCGCCCCGCACGCGGCGGCGAAACCACCCTGGTCTATCAGGAAGAAGACGACGGCATGTTCATCGGCGTCGGCCGCACCGCCGACGACCAGTTCATCGTCATCAGCATCCAGAACCAGGAGACGTCAGAGGCCCGCTACATCCCCGCTGCAACCCCGACCGCGACGCCCGTGGTGCTGGAGCCGCGCGTGGTCGCGATCCGTTATGACGCCGATCACTGGGGCGACCGCTGGGTGATCCGGACCAATGCCGACGAGGCGATCGACTTCAAGATCGTTCAGGCGCCCAGCGCGACCCCGTCCAAGGCCCACTGGACCGATCTCGTGCCGCACACGCCCGGCCGCTACATCGAAGGCCTGGACCTGACCAAGGACCACCTGGCTCGCCAGGAACGCGCCGACGCCAATACCCGCATCATCATCCGCGACCGCGCCGGCGCCGAGCACGAGATCGCCGTCGACGAACCCGCCTTCGCCCTGTCGCTGTCCGGCGCCTCCGAGTTCGAGACGACGAATACGCGCTACAGCTACAACTCGCCGTCCACCCCGACCCAGACCTTCGACTACGACATGGCGACCCGCGCGCGGACCCTGCGCAAGACCCAGCAGATCCCGTCGGGCCACAATATCGCGGACTATGTGGTCGAACGCCTGAACGCCCCCGCGTCGGACGGGCAGTTGGTGCCGGTTACGGTCCTGCGCCGCAAATCGACGCCCGTCGATGGTTCGGCGCCCCTGCTGCTCTACGGCTATGGCTCCTACGGCATCCCCATGCCGGCCAGTTTCTCGACCAACCGGCTGTCTCTGGTGGATCGCGGCTGGATCTACGCCATCGCCCATATCCGGGGCGGCTCGGACAAGGGCTGGGGCTGGTTCCTTGACGCCCGCCGAATGACGAAGAAGAACACCTTCACCGACTTCATCGCCGCCGCCGAACACCTGATCGCGGGGAAATTCACCGCCGCCGGAAACATCGTCGCCCAGGGCGGATCGGCCGGCGGGCTGCTGATGGGCGCCGTCAACAATATGCGCCCCGACCTGTGGGCCGGCGTCATCGGCCAGGTGCCCTTCGTCGATGTGATCAACACCATGAGCGACACCTCCCTGCCCCTGACCCCGCCCGAATGGCCCGAATGGGGCAATCCGATCGAGGATCCGGAGGCCTATGACTATATGATGAGCTACAGCCCCTATGATCAGGTGGCGCCCAAGGCCTATCCCGCCGTCCTGGCGACCGGCGGCCTGTCCGACCCCCGCGTCACCTATTGGGAGCCTGAGAAATGGGTGGCCAAGCTGCGGCCCGCGACCACCTCGGGCAAGCCTGTGCTGCTGAAGATCAATATGGAGGCCGGACACGGCGGCGCGGCGGGCCGGTTCGATTATCTGAAGGAGGTCGCCCACGACTACGCCTTCGCCGTCTGGGCCGTTGAGAAGGGATGGGAGACCGCCTAA
- a CDS encoding trypsin-like serine peptidase — translation MFDLQTQPTPYVEAAQTERRPAWDLTVSLINATVQIDQPTGDGTRTVGTGFLLNAPRPDGTPRIVLVTADHVLSRMPDAEARIGWRTELPDGGWRFDPQPLTIRDAASDPLWTKPEDRDVAVMEITAPEAFARAAIPMAWLADKDTFDAAEVGPGDDMLSLGFPRGLSANRAGFPILRVGRIASWPLTPISAFPTFLLDFAVFPGNSGGPVFWTPTVQRQADVDKPIHPYVAGVLTQEVIVQEERLGIGVVVHADYIREAVALMDQKAAPAP, via the coding sequence ATGTTCGACCTTCAGACCCAACCGACGCCCTATGTCGAGGCGGCGCAGACCGAACGCCGTCCGGCGTGGGACCTGACGGTGTCCCTGATCAACGCGACGGTGCAGATTGACCAGCCAACCGGAGACGGGACGCGGACGGTCGGGACCGGTTTCCTGCTGAACGCGCCGCGGCCCGACGGCACGCCGCGCATCGTGCTGGTGACGGCCGACCATGTGCTGAGCCGAATGCCGGACGCCGAGGCGCGGATCGGCTGGCGCACCGAGCTGCCCGACGGCGGCTGGCGGTTCGACCCCCAGCCCCTGACGATCCGCGATGCGGCGTCGGATCCGCTGTGGACCAAGCCGGAAGACCGCGATGTGGCGGTGATGGAGATCACGGCTCCGGAGGCCTTTGCCCGCGCGGCCATCCCGATGGCCTGGCTGGCGGACAAGGACACGTTTGACGCGGCCGAGGTGGGGCCGGGCGACGACATGCTGTCGTTGGGCTTTCCGCGCGGCCTGTCGGCCAATCGGGCGGGGTTCCCGATCTTGAGAGTGGGGCGGATCGCCTCCTGGCCGCTGACGCCGATCAGCGCCTTCCCGACCTTCCTGCTCGACTTCGCCGTCTTCCCGGGCAACTCGGGCGGGCCGGTGTTCTGGACCCCGACCGTGCAGAGGCAGGCGGATGTGGACAAACCGATCCATCCCTATGTCGCCGGGGTGCTGACCCAGGAAGTCATCGTGCAGGAAGAGCGGCTGGGGATCGGCGTGGTGGTCCATGCCGACTATATCCGCGAGGCGGTGGCCCTGATGGATCAGAAGGCGGCGCCGGCGCCCTGA
- a CDS encoding acyl-CoA dehydrogenase, translated as MSYRAPVRDLAFTLEAIAGMADVAATGAFPDYDPDVAGAVLEAAGQFSEEVLAPLNRIGDQQGSHYANGAVTAAPGFADAYRQFAAGGWTGLSAPTEVGGQALPKALELAAFETVHSANMAFGLCPMLSLAAIEALDQVGTEEQKQKYLTKLVSGEWTGAMVLTEPGAGSDLGSLISTATPNGDGTYALNGQKIYITWGDHDATDNIIHLVLARLPDAPAGPKGISLFLTPKFAVKDDGSLGERNAFRPVGIEHKLGIHASPTCVMSYEGARAELVGRPNEGLAHMFVMMNAARLAVGVEGVGIAERAYQHALAYALDRRQGRSVWTGEANAPIFDHPDVRRMLGVMKAKTSAARAICLSTGVAADMARHAGTEAERRRWKAREDLFTPIAKAWSTDVGCEVASLGIQIHGGMGFIEETGAAQYYRDARIAPIYEGTNGIQAMDLVGRKLSMDGGEAAKAVIADMKATLTQMGALYSGKPLERFATGIEAVQDATLWLLDRKADADGAADVLAAADAYLKLMGDVVGGWMLAKGALAAKARLDAGEGDPVWLQGKLDLYEVYAANVLGHVSSRLAAVGQGGDLLHRLTAEALTG; from the coding sequence ATGAGCTACCGCGCCCCCGTTCGAGATTTGGCTTTCACCCTTGAGGCGATCGCCGGCATGGCCGACGTCGCCGCCACCGGCGCCTTCCCCGACTATGACCCCGACGTCGCCGGCGCCGTCCTGGAAGCGGCCGGACAGTTCTCCGAAGAGGTGCTGGCGCCGTTGAACCGTATCGGCGACCAACAAGGCTCCCACTACGCCAACGGCGCGGTCACCGCCGCCCCAGGATTCGCCGACGCCTATCGCCAGTTCGCCGCCGGCGGCTGGACCGGCCTATCGGCGCCGACCGAAGTCGGCGGCCAGGCCCTGCCCAAGGCGCTGGAGCTCGCGGCCTTCGAGACGGTCCATTCGGCCAATATGGCCTTCGGCCTCTGCCCCATGCTGTCCCTCGCCGCCATCGAGGCCCTGGATCAGGTCGGGACCGAGGAACAGAAGCAAAAATATCTGACCAAGCTGGTCAGCGGCGAATGGACCGGGGCCATGGTGCTGACCGAGCCGGGCGCGGGATCGGACCTGGGCTCTCTGATCAGCACGGCGACGCCGAACGGCGACGGCACCTACGCCCTGAACGGCCAAAAGATCTACATCACCTGGGGCGACCACGACGCCACCGACAACATCATCCATCTGGTCCTGGCCCGCCTGCCCGACGCGCCCGCCGGACCCAAGGGCATCAGCCTGTTCCTGACGCCCAAATTCGCCGTCAAGGACGACGGAAGCCTGGGCGAGCGCAACGCCTTCCGTCCGGTGGGGATCGAGCACAAGCTCGGCATCCACGCCTCCCCCACCTGCGTCATGAGCTACGAAGGCGCCCGCGCCGAACTGGTCGGCCGTCCGAACGAGGGCCTGGCCCATATGTTCGTGATGATGAACGCCGCCCGCCTCGCCGTCGGGGTCGAGGGCGTCGGCATCGCCGAACGGGCCTATCAGCACGCCCTCGCCTATGCGCTGGACCGTCGCCAGGGCCGCTCGGTCTGGACCGGCGAGGCGAACGCCCCGATCTTCGACCATCCCGACGTGCGGCGTATGCTGGGCGTGATGAAGGCCAAGACCTCGGCCGCCCGCGCCATCTGCCTGTCCACCGGGGTCGCCGCCGACATGGCCCGCCACGCCGGAACAGAGGCGGAGCGTCGGCGCTGGAAGGCCCGCGAGGACCTGTTCACCCCCATCGCCAAGGCCTGGTCCACCGACGTCGGCTGCGAGGTCGCCTCGCTGGGCATTCAGATACACGGGGGCATGGGCTTCATCGAAGAGACCGGCGCGGCCCAATACTATCGCGACGCTCGCATCGCCCCGATCTACGAGGGCACCAACGGCATCCAGGCCATGGACCTTGTCGGCCGCAAACTTTCGATGGACGGCGGCGAGGCGGCCAAGGCCGTGATCGCCGACATGAAGGCGACGCTGACGCAAATGGGCGCCCTGTATTCCGGCAAACCCCTCGAACGGTTCGCCACGGGCATTGAGGCGGTGCAGGACGCCACTCTGTGGCTGCTGGACCGCAAGGCCGACGCCGACGGCGCCGCAGACGTTCTGGCGGCCGCCGACGCCTATCTCAAACTGATGGGCGACGTGGTTGGCGGCTGGATGCTGGCCAAGGGCGCCCTGGCGGCCAAGGCGCGGCTGGACGCCGGCGAGGGCGATCCCGTCTGGCTGCAAGGCAAGCTGGACCTCTACGAGGTCTATGCCGCCAACGTCCTGGGCCATGTCTCCAGCCGCCTGGCGGCCGTGGGCCAGGGCGGCGATCTGCTCCACCGGCTGACGGCGGAGGCTCTGACCGGCTGA
- a CDS encoding cytochrome b, giving the protein MAEPRNRYSTVSLAFHWIIAFAVLAQVLLITAHENTEGPLSGQFVMLHKSVGITILVLTLARIGWRLAHPAIPLPVETPRWERWAARVVHVLFYVVLIAMPMTGWLASSAAGREIAWFGLFDWPLLPVSGGRETARRFMAAHELVMKGLYVLIALHVVGALKHQFINRDNVLHRMIPLIPRRP; this is encoded by the coding sequence ATGGCCGAGCCCCGCAATCGCTATTCCACGGTCTCGCTGGCGTTTCACTGGATCATCGCCTTCGCCGTGCTGGCCCAGGTGCTGCTGATCACCGCCCATGAGAACACCGAAGGGCCGCTGTCGGGCCAGTTCGTCATGCTGCACAAGTCGGTGGGGATCACCATCCTGGTCCTGACCCTGGCGCGAATCGGCTGGCGACTGGCGCATCCGGCCATTCCCCTGCCGGTCGAGACGCCGCGCTGGGAGCGGTGGGCGGCGCGGGTCGTCCATGTGCTGTTCTATGTGGTGCTGATCGCCATGCCGATGACCGGCTGGCTGGCGTCTTCGGCCGCCGGACGCGAGATCGCCTGGTTCGGCCTGTTCGACTGGCCCCTGCTGCCGGTCAGCGGCGGACGCGAGACGGCGAGGCGGTTTATGGCGGCGCATGAGCTGGTGATGAAGGGGCTTTATGTCCTGATCGCGCTTCATGTTGTGGGTGCGCTGAAGCATCAATTTATCAATCGCGACAATGTGCTTCATCGGATGATCCCCTTGATCCCGCGCCGGCCATGA